One genomic window of Prochlorococcus sp. MIT 0801 includes the following:
- a CDS encoding phycocyanobilin:ferredoxin oxidoreductase, giving the protein MLEAFKLIKNRINSLTDLQPLYIDPNYSKIYRNLNKEELFIINEFYRAKGFRKIHLEVAKLGKSLQILHCVFFPDPCYELPIFGADLVVNSNNISAGIVDLSPVGKHLPVSLISQMRSLKVPKFAEPGRLPEWGFIFSPYVCFIRPVDLLEEKLFLKLTDQYLSLILSLLVKVRVDQINSLDSIKRLKYQKRYCLNQKRNDKTRGILTKFFGSSWADEYINKILFEC; this is encoded by the coding sequence TTGCTTGAGGCTTTCAAACTTATCAAGAATAGAATCAATTCGTTGACTGATTTACAACCACTATACATTGATCCAAATTATAGCAAGATTTACCGCAACCTAAATAAAGAGGAATTATTTATTATTAACGAATTTTATCGAGCAAAAGGATTTAGGAAAATTCATTTAGAAGTTGCAAAGCTTGGAAAATCATTGCAAATACTCCATTGTGTCTTTTTCCCGGACCCTTGCTATGAACTTCCCATATTTGGTGCAGATTTGGTAGTTAATTCAAATAATATTTCCGCCGGAATTGTTGATTTGTCACCTGTAGGTAAACATTTGCCTGTTTCTCTGATTTCTCAAATGAGATCATTAAAAGTCCCTAAATTTGCTGAACCTGGGAGGCTACCAGAATGGGGATTCATCTTTTCTCCGTATGTATGCTTTATTCGTCCAGTTGATCTCCTCGAAGAAAAATTATTTCTAAAACTCACTGATCAATATTTGTCACTAATATTGTCCTTATTGGTTAAGGTAAGAGTAGACCAAATTAATTCGTTGGATAGTATAAAAAGACTTAAATATCAAAAACGATACTGCCTAAATCAAAAACGTAATGATAAAACCAGAGGAATTCTAACTAAATTCTTTGGCTCGTCTTGGGCTGACGAATACATAAATAAAATACTTTTTGAATGTTAG